The Arachis duranensis cultivar V14167 chromosome 2, aradu.V14167.gnm2.J7QH, whole genome shotgun sequence genome has a window encoding:
- the LOC107474638 gene encoding uncharacterized protein LOC107474638 yields MGATPFPSSLLKVRLSKHFDKPTDMRYDGTQDPQEHPTTFKARMNLEGIRDTVRCRAFPVTLAGPAIQWFNALPQRSITAFSDITRSFLAHFTTCIAKAKHPINLPGVTQKAREPTRKFLDRFNDEGLKIDGLTDSVASLCLTNDLLNKDYKKHLTTKPVWTMQEIQNVAREFINDEEVSQVVAANKQQLTNLLPVIPGTRRKRENSPRRGEIRKTLQAFSSRGKVHELHPLTAPIIEVYQQTTDKKILSNPQQLKAEQAGIGACTVTTTKVLATKLKAALT; encoded by the coding sequence ATGGGAGCTACCCCTTTTCCCTCCTCCTTGCTCAAAGTTCGGTTATCGAAACACTTCGACAAGCCGACGGATATGAGGTATGACGGTACCCAAGACCCCCAGGAGCACCCGACGACCTTCAAGGCTAGGATGAACCTCGAAGGCATTAGAGACACAGTGAGGTGCCGTGCTTTCCCTGTGACGCTGGCAGGCCCTGCAATCCAATGGTTCAATGCGCTTCCACAGAGGTCCATTACGGCCTTCTCGGATATAACTCGTAGCTTTTTAGCGCATTTCACCACGTGCATCGCCAAAGCCAAGCACCCGATCAACCTCCCGGGGGTCACCCAAAAAGCTAGGGAACCGACCAGGAAGTTCCTCGACAGGTTCAACGACGAGGGCCTAAAGATTGACGGCTTGACCGACTCAGTGGCCAGCCTGTGTCTGACGAATGATCTGTTAAACAAAGATTACAAGAAGCATCTTACTACCAAGCCCGTATGGACCATGCAAGAGATCCAGAACGTGGCAAGGGAATTTATCAATGATGAAGAGGTTAGCCAGGTGGTGGCGGCCAACAAACAGCAGCTGACCAACCTCCTCCCCGTCATCCCGGGAACAAGGAGAAAACGAGAGAACTCCCCAAGGAGGGGGGAGATCAGGAAAACCCTTCAAGCCTTTTCCTCGCGTGGGAAAGTTCACGAACTACACCCCCTTACGGCTCCCATTATTGAAGTTTACCAGCAGACTACGGACAAAAAAATTCTGTCGAATCCCCAGCAACTGAAAGCCGAACAGGCGGGAATAGGAGCCTGTACTGTGACTACAACAAAGGTTTTGGCCACAAAACTCAAGGCTGCTTTGACTTGA